The region TTATGATTGATTTGCCTTATTCTATATTGGCAAATTTCTAACCTTTTGAGGATTATAAACCTGCAACCATTTTTCAGCTTCATTTATCTGGTTTCAGTAACCTGCCCTTAGTTGGACAAGAATGTTTCTTATATCGTACATTTAGATAACTTAAGTGCAGCATAAGTTTCACTATTTTATCTTCACTTTCTTTTCATTTAACTTACCGATTATTGTAAAGATCATTTTACGTTTTTCGAAAATTTGGATTGAACTAGTTAAATAGACTATTAAGGAAAATCAGCACCCTCTACTAGTTAACTTAATCCCAAACCCTTTCTATTCCGTTATTTATTTTCCCAAAAAGCCACCACTATTCATGGATTCATCATGTACATTTACCTACAAAATAGGCTATACTTAGATCTGTAAATAAAATTGCTAGCGTCAGGAATCAAATAATTTTTTTGAAGAATGCTTCTAAACTTAGTTTACCGACAAAGCAGCTTTATTGCATATTAAACCTGAGTACAGCAGGTAACTTTTTGGGAGATGACGATTATCAAAACTAAATTCAAACTACTATGGGAGCTTGGAGAAATCTACACTTCTCCATTGAATCTTTTTTTAATCCTATTAGGAGTTTCTTTTTCAACCTATCACTATAACCATACATGGAATTGGCGTATCATTTTATATATCTTAACAATCATTTTTTTCCATGTAGCCGTTAATATCTTTAATAATTATATGGATTATAAAAATGCTTCAGATGCCCATGATTATAAAATAAAATCTAATATCATCGGAAGAGAAAACCTTGATTTAGCAGCAGTAAAGAAAACCTTTTTATTCTTTTTAGGATTAGCTTCTTTTTTCGGTCTGCTATTAGTCTGGTCTACTAATTTCAATTTAATCCTATTAGGGTTAGGTATTTTAGGCTTTTATGTGGGGTTATTTTACTCATCAGGACCTAAACCATTAAATAGTTTGCCGATTGCCGAGACCGTCACATCTTTGTTCAGCGGATTTGTCATTCCTTTGATCAGTGCCTATTTGTGTTTATATGATGATGCTAGTTTTTCTTTCCAGACGGTAAAATTAGTCTTCTTCGTTAGCTTACCGATGGTTGTTATGATGTTTAACAACTTATTGGCCAATAATACTTGTGATTTAGAAGAAGATATCGTGAATGGCAGAAAAACGTTAGTTTATTATTTAGGTAAAAAGAAAGCCGTCCAGTTATTTAAATTCGTATTCATTTTTAATTTTTTATGGTTGATTTTGCTGGTCTACTTAAAATTAGCCCCACTCCTTATATTAATACTGGTTATATTGTTTCCAAAGTATTGGAAGAATTTGTCTCCTTATTTTGAAGTACAAGACAAACAAAAGACCTTCCCAGTGGCTTTAAAAAATATGGCCGGTATTATGATGCTGTATCCTATTTTGTATACACTCGGGGTCGTATTCGCACAATTTTTTTAATTAAAAAGAGTTTTTTACTGCTCAATCCAGCTCTATTTTTAATGACGAGAATAGTTGGCTTGAATTGTTTCGTTTACTGATTGACAAAGTAATTAGAAAATTTTAAAGTAACTTCGATAACAAAAAAGTTAGGAGACGTTAACGATCAAAAATCAAAAGAACCTTAATAGTAAAAAAATAATTAAAATTTTTATGATCCTTGTTATTATTGTATTGGTTGTCTTTATTGGGTTATTTTATTATTTATCTACTCATAATACTGAACAAGAAAACCAACCGGCTCCCAGTGAGAATCAATCTTCTGCTGCCCTTAATCTAACCAATGAGGACACCGATTATCAGTTCCTTTACCCTGATTATGAAATTGCCTATGTTTATATTTTAAATACATTTTCTAAGCAATTAGACAAATTCGAAGAGGATTCTTCCTCTGAAAAAGAACTTAATCAAGTAATAGATGATTTTGACGTATTGGTTAGTGATTTCTTAGCAAAAGTTCCGGAATCAACTGAAAAATTTCAAAAAAGTCGAGATTTCGCTGTCTCAAGTGCTGATAAAACTAAATCTGCCTTAGTAGGATTTAAACAACTTATTGAGTCAGGAGAATCTGTTCATTCAGAGAAAGAAATGGATGCTCTAAGCGATGCCGTTGCTGACTTTAAAGAAAGTCAAGAAGCATACAAAGAAATAATGGAGACCATTAAATAATCTGATTCCTAATAAAGTTAAAAAAACTCCTGAACCTATTTTTATAAGGTTGCAGGAGTTTTTAATTTTAAAGTTCTGTATTTAATACTGAACGCCCAGCATGATGATGGATTTTTCTCCAATCTACTAAGCCCTCTCCTAATCCGCGCAGCAAGATTTCGCCTGTTCCCATATTGGTAGCTAAAGGAATTTCATAAACATCACTTAATCGGAGTAAAGCAGTGATATCCGGTTCATGAGGTTGGGCGGTCAACGGGTCTCTTAAAAAAATCACCATGTCTATTTTATCATCTGAAATATAGGCTCCAATTTGTTGGTCTCCGCCTAATGGACCTGACTTAAAACGGTGTACATCTAAACCTGTAGCATCGACGATTCTTTGTCCTGTTGTTCCGGTGGCAAAAAGAGCATGTTTTTTCAAAATATCTTGATAAGATGAAATCAATTTAACCATTTCATCTTTTTTCTTATCATGAGCAATCAATGCAATGTTCAATTTTATTCCTCCATTCTTTTTCGTCTTCTATTTAATCATAACATGAAAATAATGGAATCGCATACTTTAGCAAAGCTAGAGTTTGTGTCAAGTTTTTCTCGAGTGTCCTATTCCTTCACTAGTTTAGGCACTCTATTTTTATACACCCATCAGCTACCGCACGGCTCCGCCGCTTGCTGGCCCATCTTTTGGAAGAACGTTCCTAAAACCAGGAACCTTCTCCCAAAAGACAGGAATTAACGAAAACTTTTAATTAATTGTCCTATTGCCGATGAACGAGAGGCATACAAGGGAATGGTCCCATTCTTTGCCCCGATTGACTGCCGTGTTTTCTCATGCAATAACGACGCTAAACGAACCGTTTGGTTCAGCTTGCGTTGTTGTCTCGCACTTCTATTTTGTTGGTGAAGGTAGGCTTCACGCAAGGTGTGATTGAACATCCCTTGTTTCACCTTTACCATAGCCTCGCAACCTTCTGCGCTCCAATGCATCCCACGCTTTTTCATGCGAAAAGAGATGTGTCGTTGATTCGATTCCATTGCGCCTAACCCTCTGGCGCCTTTCGGAGCCTGTTCTACTTTTTCACGCCAATCGAAAATGCGATCCCAGTTTCGTACTACATAGGTTCTAAATGTATTCAGTTTTTCCACTGCTGCTGTTTCGTCTAACGTACTTTCATACGTATCCAGCCAAATAGTTAAATGATCTAAATCATGCATCTTTATTGCTTGCTTGACCTGCTGTTTAAAAACGTTAGTTTTCACGCCAAATGCACGATTCAACCCTTGAAAAACATGATAAGAGTCTAGCTGATTGAGAACGGGATAATTCGATTGAGAAAAAGCTTCTTGGAATCTATCTGCAGTATAGCCTTGTCCACCGTCACTATTGGTAATGACTTGGGCTTGTTGTAAGGCATAATGATTCGCTGTAAAGGCTTGGACCTCTGCCCAAAAACCAGCGGTTTTTTTAGTCGTCATAATGGCTTTAGGTTCCTTTAAAGAAACGCGTTTTCCGTTTTTATTCCAGCCTTCGTAAAGAATGGCATGACGAACTTCTAAGCTTTTTTCTTTTCTGTTCCACGCACAAAAACACCATCCGCTTCGGCATAGAAATAGTCCACTTTTTTCCCTTCTGGCAATTCAACTGCTTCTTCTAGCTCCAATACGCTTTCTTCATCTTCACGTGCTTGTGCTGATCCAACGCGTTTAAGAAGACTGCCAACTGTTTGGTGGCTGATCGTGACAGCCGTCCATTCATTTAGAATAGTTGCAGTATCTCGATAAGTAGCTTTACTCGCCAACTCAGCCACTTTTACTTCTACTAATGGACTATGACGCTGATATTTTCGAATGCCTAACCACTCATCTAGTGGATAATGATTCTGATCCGTGTGATCTACCATTAAGGTACGATAGTACCGAACGGGACCGAAAATAAATTGGACCGTTTTCCAATCTTCTCGTTTCACTTTCCAACCTTCAAGTTGTTTCTCCTCTTTGATCACCTGATTGATATGAGTGAAGACATCTCCCACTAATTCAGAAAATACTTCATACATATAAACCTGAATAGCTTCTTCTGTCTCTATTAAATGGTTTGAATCCTGTCAAGCGAAAGTAAAAATGTCCCAAAACCAAGGGTCACATTAATGCAAGCTTTTACTTCGCAAAAGCTTGCATTAATGTGACTGAATTTGTTAAAATTAGCCTTAAGCTGTTTGTTCAGCTTCGTACTCTTCGAGTGTTTTTCCGACACTGCGAAGATATCTTTTGAAAGATTCTAGTTTCCACGGGTGAGATTGTGGGGGAATATACTGGCGTCTTTCTTTTTTTTGCTCTGGAATCGGATCAAACTCTTTTGAGTAATAGTCATGCTCTTTCAGTCTCCTTGTTGTGTATATTTTTTCAGCTATATTTACATAGATATCTCCATTAAACGCTTCGATAATTAGCACCTTTGATTTTCGTGTGAAGTATTTATCTTCACTACCTTCCGTAGGCAGGTAGTAGTTATTTTGATAACGAATATGATGCCCACTATCCACTTTTCTATTCGCTACTCGTGCTAATAACAAATTGATTTCAGATTTAGTTGGTGCCTTTTCATAAATGGATTCCTTCGTTTTATGACCAAACTTCTTATTGAAAGTTCTAACCCATTTCGTTAAAAAATGATTGGCTTTCTCAATAGATTGTATTCCAGCTAATTCTAAATCTACAGGAAGTCGCGATTGAACAGTCCCGTTTAAGCGCTCTACACGTCCTTTAGCTTGTGGAATAGATGAAGTTCTAATCTCAATACCGAGTTGATGACAGGCAAACCCGAACTGGGTAAATGTATCTTCTTCAACCGCTCTCATGGCTTTTGATGTGTATTCAAAAACCGTTCGTTTATCTGTCAAAAAAGCTAAGGGAATGCCTTGTTTCGTTAGAATCTGATTGAGCACATGATAATAACCCTTGAGTGTTTCTTGCGTATCGAAATAAGCCCCAACGATATTACCAGAAGCGGCATCAATAGCTAAATGAAGATGTGTCACCTCTTTACCAAACCAGTTATAGGAACTGGCATCCATTTGAATAAGCTCCCCCTGATATTTCTTTCTAGGACGGCTGGGATGGCTTTTTTCGGGTAACTCCATTTGATCTTCGGCTCTTGGAACCAATGGGTTCTCAGCCTTTTTTTCTCCTTTCATCGATTTAGCTTTGATTCGAGCTTTTATTTTCTTACGCGTTTTTCTTTGGGTTTTAGGTGATAAAATATTCGCTTGATATAAAATACGACGAATAGTCGTATCGGTGTAACAGATGTCATAATCCTCCTTCAGAATTTCAGTAAAATGCTTCACATTAGGCTGTATCTTAAAACTTTGATAGAGCTCGACCACTTGTTTTTTTGTTTCCTTTGGCACAGCGTGCTTAGCCGTTTTTCCTCTGTTACCGTGTGAAAAAATAGCTTTTCCTCCTTTTTGATAGTCTTGAATCAATCTGTTGACTTGCCTCGTCGAGAGCCCAAGTTCAACACAAGCTCTCTTTTTTTCCTTTCTTTTTTCTGCCACAGCTTTTATTACTTTATATTTTTTATCTTCATTCATCGTTAGCATGATCCTTTTCATGAGTTTATTTTATCATTTTGGGACATTTTATGCTTCGACCTACTTAGGACATTATCACGTTCGAATGATACTGTCTCTATTAAATGGTTTGAATCCTTTATTATTTGGTAAACCTTTGATATAATCTTATTCATAAGAAGGCCTCTTTCATTTATGTATTTGCCGCTCAAGCATACATTTATGATAGAATGCCTTCTTTCTTTTTTCCAGTAAAATTATTAACTCTCGAGAACTATTTTACACATACAAAGCTAGAAAAAAATTTGAAGAAGCCTTTATTCTTGAGTCGCTTTTTCAATTGCGTTACACTTAAGTTAATCAAAAAATAGAAAGAGGGAATAGAAAAATGGGAAAAAAAGTTGCAACAGTCGTGACAAATTTATTTGAAGATGTCGAATTTACCTCGCCAAAAGATGCATTAATTAAAGCAGGACACGAAGTCATTACCATTGAAGAAAAAGCAGGCAACCAAGTAACCGGTGAAAAAGGCGATGCAACGATCACTATTGATAAAGGCATTGATGAAGTTTCTCCTGAAGATTTCGATGCTTTATTGATTCCTGGAGGCTTCTCGCCCGATCAATTACGAGCAGATGACCGCTTTTTGACATTTGTTAAAGGATTTGAAGAAGCTAAAAAACCTATTTTTGCGATTTGTCATGGTCCTCAATTACTAATCAATGCTGAAGTAGTCAAAGGCAAAAAAATGACTTCTGTTCAGCAAGTCGGTGTAGATTTAAAAAATGCTGGAGCTTTATATGAAGATAGTGAAGTTGTCCTAGATGACAGCGGCCTTGTTACAAGCCGTACTCCTAAAGATTTACCAGCCTTTAATAAAGCGATTTTAGATGCATTAGCTTAAGACCACTCAGATAGTATTTCGCAGAAACTCTTAAAAAAATTAACTGATTTTCACTTTTTTCTCATTTTATTTTGCTAGACTTTGAAAGTCGTTTAAATAAATTCATTTTATTTTTACTCTCTTTTCTCCCCTAAGAAAAGAGTCCTATCCCCTGAGGGTTGAGTTCATTTACTCAACCCTTTTTTGTATATCTAACTTATTGTTTACTTTTCGGATAACTTTTACTTATTTGGATGAAGTTCTCTTATAAATGAGAAACTGTCGCTGAAATACAAGGTGTTTGTCACACTTAACCAAAGAAGAGGATGGTGAACCTGCACCATTACTATTTTGAGTCAGCCTCTTTTTATCATACTTGAGTTTCTTAACATAAAAATTAAACTTTGGTCATACTTTCTTCATATTTCATCGGTATATTATATACATACCAATAACAACCAACTTTTTTATATTTTCATTTTTACCTTATACTCCTCCAAAGTATCAGGTATTACTCCTTTTAACCACTTGTTTTTTAAACAAGTGGTTTTTTTGGTGCGCCCGGCATGGGTGATAACTTGGTGGTGAAAGTCCACTACAGGCTTTGCAGTAGGAACTGTTAGCGAATAGCAAGGGTGTCCCCCGTGAGGAGGAATCTGAAGGAAGCTGGACGCAAACACTCGCACTGACGAACAGAAATCTCATACAAGGCTGACTGGAGATGGACGAGCTTGCCAAATAAAGTGAAGTCCTATACTGCACGAATCTCCTACAGTAAATGAGGCAGTGACATGAGTGGAAGGTTATCATTCTTACCCGGGGAGGTCTCACTAGCGGCAAACACCGTAGTAACAACGAATAGTGAGAAGTCAGCAGATGCCATAGTAGGAGAACGCCGTTCTCTGAAGGGCAGAACAATAATAATCTTGAAGAAACAAGGAGGTGAAGTCACTACAAAATCGCAGAAAACATCGTGGTAAAGACCGAAAAGATGGCTTCTTACAAAGGGACAAGCTGGAAGCGAAAGAGTATGTAAGAGCGCGTAGTAGTGACAGCATGGAGATGAAAGAACAAGATGGTATCACGTTAATAGATAAAGTCATAGAGAGTGGTAATCTATGGCAAGCGTATGAAAAAGTACGAAAAAATAAAGGAGCTCCAGGAATAGATGGTATCACGGTCGAAGAGCTAGAGGACCATATGAAGAAATATTACCCAACGTTAGTACAGAAACTAAAGGACGGTACGTATAAACCTCAACCTGTTCGAAGAGTGCCCATACCAAAACCAGATGGTTCTAAACGTTATTTAGGTATTCCAAGTGTACTTGATAGAGTTGTTCAACAAGCTATTTTGCAAGTTATCGACCCAATGATTGACCCCTATTTTTCAAATAATAGTTTTGGTTTCCGTAAAGGTAAAAGTGCCCATCAAGCCATACAAAAAGCGGAAGAATATTATGAAGAAGGGTATAGAATAGTGGTCGATTGCGATTTGAAAAGTTATTTCGATACCATCCACCATCAAAAGCTTAGAGCCTATTTAGAAGAATTTATCCAAGATAAAGTTGTATTAAAGTTAATCTGGAAATTTCTTCGCTCTGGGATATTAGATAAAGATATCTATATCGAAACAGATAAGGGGGCACCGCAAGGTGGCCCACTGTCACCTTTACTCGCAAATGTATATCTAAACCAACTAGATCGAGAACTAGAAAGAAGAGGGCATAAATTTATTCGTTACGCGGATGATTTCGTTATCTATGTTAAAAGTCAGCGTGCTGGTGAAAGAGTCATGGAGAGTGTTACTGAGTATATAGAAAAAGATTTACGACTAACAGTAAATCAAAAGAAAAGCAAGGTGACCACTCCAACAAAAGCGAAGTTTTTAGGATTCCATATTATGAACCACATGGGAAAGTTGGATGCCGACCTGCTAAGTCGGCACAACGAAGATTCAAAGACAAACTTCAAAAACTAACTAGTCGTAAACGACCAGGAACTTTCCTGAACATTGTAAAAGAGATTAATCAAGTTACCGTTGGTTGGATTAATTATTATGGTATCAGTTATATGAAAACCTTTATAGCAGAAACACAATCCTGGTTAAACCACAGGCTTCGGCAACTTATCTGGAAACGATGGAAGAAAGTTAAAACACGTTATACTATGTTAAAAAGATATGGTATCCAACATGATGACGCATTAAAATTAGCTGCTTCTCGAAAAGGGTACTGGAGAACATCCAAAAACCACATTATTCATACAGCTATAACAAAAGACAGACTCATAAAGTGGGGATTAAAAGATTTATCCCAACTGTATGCGTCTGCCCAAACAAGATACTCAAGTTATTGAACCGCCGTATACCGAACGGTACGTACGGTGGTGTGAGAGGTCGGAACCGTAAGGTTCCTCCTACTCGTTTAGAACAGAATCAGTGAAATAAACCTAAAAAATAGTGTTTTCCCCCCTTTTAAAAACCTTAAGTCATTTGAATCTCTAGCAATAAGGTCGTTAATCTCCTTTTAAGGACCTTGAATCATTAAGTTTTCTAGTGATCAGGTCGTAAACTCTTTTCCGTGCCCTAAGTCGCTTAACTCTCTAGTGTTAGGGCAGGAAAATTCCTTTTACATGCCCTAAACTGCTTAAATACCAATCATTAAGGCAGGCAAATCTAGTTTGCGTGCCCTAAACGTGCGAGATGCTATCATTTAAGGCACGCAAACTTTTTTGGATACGAAAACGTAGGCCATCCCTGCCAATTTCCGACTAAATCAATAGGATTCCTGCTAGCAGCAAGAAAATGCCCTCTTTTTCCTGTTTTATTCAAGAGAAAGGAGGCTTTTTTATTATGAGTCTAGGCTTTTAAAGAAATCAATCAAAAGACAGATAAAATAGTTTGAAGTTTAATTCAACAAAAAAGGTTCCTGCCAAACTTCTGCAAGAGCCTTTTTATTTATTAACAAATTATTTTATATGAAGACTGGCACCATTGGTTTCAATCACTTGTTTGTACCAGTAAAAGCTTTTCTTTTTATAGCGTTCTAATGTACCTGTGCCGTCATCATGACGATCGACATAAATAAAACCATAGCGCTTTTTCAATTCAGCTGTTGAAGCACTAACAAGGTCAATACAGCCCCAAGTGGTGTACCCCATTAGGTCGACACCGTCTTTGATCGCTTCTCCAACTTGAACAAGGTGATCGTTTAAGTAGTCGATTCGGTAATCATCATTCACGGTCTTATTGCCATTTTCATCGGTGATCAATTCATCGTTAGCACCTAAGCCATTTTCAACAATGAAAAGTGGTTTTTGGTATCGATCCCAAAAGTCATTCAATACAATGCGCAATCCTTTTGGATCAATTTGCCAGCCCCACTCAGAAGCTTCTAAGTACGGATTCGGTATGCCGCCTAAAATATTGCCTTTACCAGGCTTACGTTTACTTTCATCAGCCGTTTCTGTAACACTCATATAGTAACTGAATGAAATAAAGTCGACCGTATTTTTAAGAATTGCTTCGTCCTCTGGCCCAAAATCCAATTCAACATCGTTCTCACGGAAGAAGCGTTTCATGTAGCCAGGGTATGCTCCTCGCACATGGACATCCGAGAAGAAATAGTTTTTGCGTTCAGCTTCCATCACTGCAATCATATCATCTGGATTAGATGTGAGCGGATAAACCGGCATTGTCAAGACCATACAGCCGATTTGAGCTTCCGGCATAATTTCATGCCCAATTTTGGTTGCTAACGCACTCGCTACCAATTCGTGATGCACTGCTTGATACAAGTCTTTTTGTGTTAATTTTTCAGGTGCCGTGTAAATCCCACCGCTCATAAATGGCGCATGTAAAATAGAGTTGATTTCATTGAAGGTCAGCCAGTATTTTACTTTTCCTTTATAACGAGTGAAGACTGTTCGCACGTAATTTTCGTAAAAATCGATCATTTTACGATTTACCCAGCCATCATATTCTTTAGATAAGTGCAATGGCGTTTCATAGTGAGAAAGAGTCACTAGAGGCTCAATGCCGTATTTTAAACATTCATCAAATAAATCATCATAGAATTTCAATCCTGCTTCATTCGGCTCAGCTTCATCACCATTGGGAAAAATACGAGACCAAGCAATCGACGTACGAAATGTTTTGAAACCCATCTCCGCGAATAATTTGATGTCTTCTTTATAACGGTGGTAAAAATCGATTCCGACTAATTTCATATTGTCTTCTGTCGGTTCTTCCGTGATTGGGCCGAATCCGCCATGAGGTGTAACGTCTTGGACAGACCAGCCTTTTCCGTCTTCGTTATATGCTCCTTCTAATTGGTTGGCTGCGACCGCTCCGCCCCATAAAAATCCTTTTGGAAATTGTTCTTGTGTCAAAATCATCCGCTCCTCTTCTATTCATTAACGTAACTATAGCATATAATCTGCTGCTTTTAAAAAAGGGCCGCATTTACAAAAAAATTGCTTTAATGTTGAAGGATAGTCTTTTAAAGTGAAAACTGTTAAAATGATAGACAATTAAAGTCATTTGATATTCGCTTTTAAATGACTGTATCTTGAAAGAATGGATGAGTGTAATGAATAAAACAGCAAGACAAGCTTTAACTTTATGTAAACGAATCGTTATAAAAGTTGGTACCAGCACCATTATGTATCCTAATGGTACAGTTAACTTGCAACGGCTGGAGAAATTAGCTTTTGTGTTAAGTGATTTGAGAAATCAAGGAAAAGAAGTTATTTTGGTATCTTCTGGTGCTGTGGGGGTCGGACTTCATCGACTAAAATTGCTGGAAGCTCCTAAAACCATTCCCGAACAACAAGCCGTTGCTTCTGTTGGCCAAAGCGAGCTGATGAACTTATACAGCAGCTTCTTCTTTAATTATGGACAAGTAATTGGACAAGTACTAATGACTCGCGATATTGTAGAATTTCCTGAAAGCCGGTTGAACGCGATCAATACATTTGAACAATTATTAATGAAAAAAGTTATCCCGATTGTAAATGAGAACGATACAGTAGCCGTCGATGAATTGGATCATGAAACGAAATTTGGAGACAACGATCAATTATCCGCGATCGTAGCAGGAATTACAGAAGCTGATTTGCTGATCATGTTGTCCGATATTGATGGATTTTACGATCGAAATCCTAATGAAGACGAAAAGGCCCAACTATTCCATGAAGTTCATCATATCACTCCTGAACTTCTTGCACTTGCAGGAGGAGTCGGATCAAAATTTGGTACGGGTGGAATGATTACTAAACTAAATGCCGCTGAACATATTTTAGAGCGCTCCGGTCAAATGGTCTTAGCTAATGGCGAAGATCCGACAGTTATCTTTAACATTATTGCCGGAGAAGATATCGGGACACTTTTTACTGCTAAACAAGCGAATTAAAGAGGAGGAAAATAAATGGAAACATTAGTGGAATTAGGCGAAAAGGCAAAGAAATCCAGTCGTTACTTGGCTCAAGCCTCATCTAAAGAGAAAAATACTGCGCTTCAATTAATGAGTCAGGCATTATTGGAAAATACTTCAGCCATTCTTGCAGCCAATCTGCAAGATTTAGCAGCAGCTAAAGAAAATCATATTGCTGAAACATTATTGGATCGGTTAGTTTTGAATGAAGAACGTCTGCAAGCTATGGCGGATGGTCTAGTACAGATCGCTGAATTACCTGATCCAATCGGATTAGTGAGCGGCATGTGGAAAAATGAAGCAGGTTTAACCATCGGCAAACAAAGTGTACCGCTTGGAGTCATCGGTATTATTTATGAATCACGGCCAAATGTAACCACAGATGCTGGTGCCTTATGTTTTAAATCAGGAAATGCGGTCATTTTACGCGGCGGAAAAGAAGCCATTCATTCCAATAAAGCTTTGGTCACTGTCTTGCAGCAAGCTTTAGCTAAAACTAACTTTCCAACAACAGCTATCCAATTGGTAGAAGACACAACCAGAGAAACTTCTCGCGACATGATGCGCTTAAACCGCTACTTGGATGTTTTAATTCCTCGCGGAGGCACACGTTTGATCCAAACTGTGATGGAAACAGCGACTGTTCCCGTCATTGAAACCGGCACAGGCAATTGCCATGTCTACATCGATAAAGACGCGCAATTGAAAATGGCTACCGATATCATCGTCAATGCAAAATGTTCTCGCCCTTCCGTCTGCAACGCCGCTGAAACTTTGTTGATTCATGAAGACGTCGCTGCTGAATTCTTACCCGTGATTGAAGCCGCTTTGGCTGAATACCACGTCGAATTGCGAGCGGATGAAACAGCTCTTAGCATTTTGAAGAAGTCGCAGCCTGCAACAGAAGAAGACTGGGAAACAGAGTTTTTAGATTTTATTTTAGCTGTAAAAGTCGTTTCTTCCTTGGATGAAGCCATTAACCATATCAATCAATACAGTACAGGGCATTCTGAATCAATCGTAACAGATAATTACTTTGCTGGACAACAGTTCCACCGTGAAGTCGATTCATCCACAGTCTATATTAATGCTTCTACTCGTTTCACTGATGGTTTTGAATTTGGCTTCGGCGCCGAAATTGGCATCAGCACTCAAAAACTACATGCTCGAGGACCAATGGGTCTAGCTGAGTTAACTTCTTCCAAATACATCGTCTTTGGAGAAGGACAAATTCGGTAGCTTCTTTTAAATTAGAAATGTATTTAGTAAAATGAGTTCACTTAAAGGCATCATTTCGAATAGGATCCGAGATGATGCCTTTAAAAATCAACAATTACTTGTGGACAGTCTGTGGATAACTTGTTGATAAGTAGATTTTCTGCTCTTAAAGTTATCCACATGGGGATAACCTAAATAAATAACGCAATAGGAGGTTCTCAGATGGAGTACCAAGAAATCATACATTTT is a window of Carnobacterium mobile DSM 4848 DNA encoding:
- a CDS encoding type 1 glutamine amidotransferase domain-containing protein, coding for MGKKVATVVTNLFEDVEFTSPKDALIKAGHEVITIEEKAGNQVTGEKGDATITIDKGIDEVSPEDFDALLIPGGFSPDQLRADDRFLTFVKGFEEAKKPIFAICHGPQLLINAEVVKGKKMTSVQQVGVDLKNAGALYEDSEVVLDDSGLVTSRTPKDLPAFNKAILDALA
- a CDS encoding prenyltransferase, yielding MTIIKTKFKLLWELGEIYTSPLNLFLILLGVSFSTYHYNHTWNWRIILYILTIIFFHVAVNIFNNYMDYKNASDAHDYKIKSNIIGRENLDLAAVKKTFLFFLGLASFFGLLLVWSTNFNLILLGLGILGFYVGLFYSSGPKPLNSLPIAETVTSLFSGFVIPLISAYLCLYDDASFSFQTVKLVFFVSLPMVVMMFNNLLANNTCDLEEDIVNGRKTLVYYLGKKKAVQLFKFVFIFNFLWLILLVYLKLAPLLILILVILFPKYWKNLSPYFEVQDKQKTFPVALKNMAGIMMLYPILYTLGVVFAQFF
- a CDS encoding group II intron maturase-specific domain-containing protein, with the protein product MNIVKEINQVTVGWINYYGISYMKTFIAETQSWLNHRLRQLIWKRWKKVKTRYTMLKRYGIQHDDALKLAASRKGYWRTSKNHIIHTAITKDRLIKWGLKDLSQLYASAQTRYSSY
- the ltrA gene encoding group II intron reverse transcriptase/maturase, with the translated sequence MKSLQNRRKHRGKDRKDGFLQRDKLEAKEYVRARSSDSMEMKEQDGITLIDKVIESGNLWQAYEKVRKNKGAPGIDGITVEELEDHMKKYYPTLVQKLKDGTYKPQPVRRVPIPKPDGSKRYLGIPSVLDRVVQQAILQVIDPMIDPYFSNNSFGFRKGKSAHQAIQKAEEYYEEGYRIVVDCDLKSYFDTIHHQKLRAYLEEFIQDKVVLKLIWKFLRSGILDKDIYIETDKGAPQGGPLSPLLANVYLNQLDRELERRGHKFIRYADDFVIYVKSQRAGERVMESVTEYIEKDLRLTVNQKKSKVTTPTKAKFLGFHIMNHMGKLDADLLSRHNEDSKTNFKN
- the mgsA gene encoding methylglyoxal synthase translates to MNIALIAHDKKKDEMVKLISSYQDILKKHALFATGTTGQRIVDATGLDVHRFKSGPLGGDQQIGAYISDDKIDMVIFLRDPLTAQPHEPDITALLRLSDVYEIPLATNMGTGEILLRGLGEGLVDWRKIHHHAGRSVLNTEL
- a CDS encoding glycoside hydrolase family 1 protein, translating into MILTQEQFPKGFLWGGAVAANQLEGAYNEDGKGWSVQDVTPHGGFGPITEEPTEDNMKLVGIDFYHRYKEDIKLFAEMGFKTFRTSIAWSRIFPNGDEAEPNEAGLKFYDDLFDECLKYGIEPLVTLSHYETPLHLSKEYDGWVNRKMIDFYENYVRTVFTRYKGKVKYWLTFNEINSILHAPFMSGGIYTAPEKLTQKDLYQAVHHELVASALATKIGHEIMPEAQIGCMVLTMPVYPLTSNPDDMIAVMEAERKNYFFSDVHVRGAYPGYMKRFFRENDVELDFGPEDEAILKNTVDFISFSYYMSVTETADESKRKPGKGNILGGIPNPYLEASEWGWQIDPKGLRIVLNDFWDRYQKPLFIVENGLGANDELITDENGNKTVNDDYRIDYLNDHLVQVGEAIKDGVDLMGYTTWGCIDLVSASTAELKKRYGFIYVDRHDDGTGTLERYKKKSFYWYKQVIETNGASLHIK
- a CDS encoding ISNCY family transposase — translated: MNEDKKYKVIKAVAEKRKEKKRACVELGLSTRQVNRLIQDYQKGGKAIFSHGNRGKTAKHAVPKETKKQVVELYQSFKIQPNVKHFTEILKEDYDICYTDTTIRRILYQANILSPKTQRKTRKKIKARIKAKSMKGEKKAENPLVPRAEDQMELPEKSHPSRPRKKYQGELIQMDASSYNWFGKEVTHLHLAIDAASGNIVGAYFDTQETLKGYYHVLNQILTKQGIPLAFLTDKRTVFEYTSKAMRAVEEDTFTQFGFACHQLGIEIRTSSIPQAKGRVERLNGTVQSRLPVDLELAGIQSIEKANHFLTKWVRTFNKKFGHKTKESIYEKAPTKSEINLLLARVANRKVDSGHHIRYQNNYYLPTEGSEDKYFTRKSKVLIIEAFNGDIYVNIAEKIYTTRRLKEHDYYSKEFDPIPEQKKERRQYIPPQSHPWKLESFKRYLRSVGKTLEEYEAEQTA